The genomic segment AGCGCAACAACAAAGTAGAGGATTCGCACATCGGGCCGCGGGGTTGGAATGCCATAGTCTTCCTGCACCATGCATGCGCGCCACGTGATGACGATGTCGGCGCATCCCAGAAGGACCCATGCGACTGCGGCGGTGGCGGTGCCGAACAAGAGCCGGCGCGGCGGCACCGGTTTTCCCTCGCGCACATGCAGGTTGGGCTCAGTGGTGGACATGCATGTACCTCTGGATGTTCGGAATAATGTAGAGCAGAAGCACGATCAGCACCCACACTGCATCGACAAAGTGCCAGTACATTGCGACCGTCTTGTAGGGCTTGTGCGGCGTTCGGCGGGTCCAGCCATAGCGAGGCATGACGCCGATGTATAGCAGCATCAATAGTCCCGCAATTACGTGCAGCGCGTGCAGGGTGGTGATGGTGTAGAAGAT from the Occallatibacter riparius genome contains:
- a CDS encoding alkaline shock response membrane anchor protein AmaP, which codes for MSTTEPNLHVREGKPVPPRRLLFGTATAAVAWVLLGCADIVITWRACMVQEDYGIPTPRPDVRILYFVVALALLAITVFAGVTSYRTWRFLSEQRHVLDSQAVQRREFLAIGGVIVAVTMGMGILWLALPPLFLDLCWRAR